Proteins encoded within one genomic window of Besnoitia besnoiti strain Bb-Ger1 chromosome II, whole genome shotgun sequence:
- a CDS encoding SAG-related sequence (encoded by transcript BESB_035100) codes for MATDGGRQQRRGGFKSKPRKWMAFFVGQLLLLLSGVASADLRRGGDMGRRASGDAVEDLRDTVECKVAPDPETAATSLAPVILSSTKLTTTLHCVAKGSTMIPTAPEKVCVTKQNATVKECATTSDDDNKHAVALKELLGETSEARWIEAQPVPPETGNAWTLKLKESDLPFADKSFFVGCQNSGSNQHCRVDVTVKARPSVVVDNVVTCAYGSESNSETLKVEITEEKSTLTIECGNDGSIVPTSYGTVYCGSDDLTSCEKSYSDILPNYAKTWWKEEGVQRDVATLTIPKQNFPAEDKQFYIGCSPMSVEGASKASGIAKGESERPAVPGVSVCKVLVTVKAAGSISSGESGLHIVGGASGAAVLIGLLAGSF; via the coding sequence ATGGCTACCGATGGGggaaggcagcagcggcgtggGGGGTTCAAATCAAAGCCCCGGAAGTGGATGGCCTTCTTTGTGGGACAACTTTTGCTGTTGTTGAGCGGAGTTGCTTCTGCGGATTTACGACGAGGTGGTGATATGGGTCGAcgagcgagcggagacgccgtgGAAGATCTCCGTGACACTGTTGAGTGTAAGGTTGCACCGGACCCGGAAACAGCAGCGACGTCGCTGGCTCCGGTGATACTGTCTAGTACGAAACTCACGACAACCTTGCACTGTGTTGCAAAAGGCAGCACGATGATACCGACTGCCCCCGAGAAAGTATGTGTCACCAAGCAAAACGCAACAGTCAAAGAATGTGCAACAACCAGCGACGATGACAACAAACACGCTGTTGCGTTGAAAGAACTCTTAGGGGAAACGAGCGAAGCCAGATGGATCGAGGCACAACCCGTGCCCCCAGAGACCGGCAACGCATGGACCTTGAAACTGAAGGAATCTGACCTGCCATTTGCTGATAAGTCCTTCTTTGTTGGATGCCAGAATTCTGGTTCTAACCAGCACTGCAGGGTTGATGTGACAGTAAAGGCCAGACCTTCTGTTGTTGTTGACAACGTCGTCACCTGCGCATATGGCTCTGAGAGCAACTCTGAAACCCTGAAAGTGGAAATAACGGAAGAAAAAAGTACACTGACTATCGAATGTGGAAATGATGGGTCCATCGTGCCTACGTCGTACGGCACTGTTTACTGCGGAAGTGACGATCTGACCTCCTGCGAGAAGAGCTACAGCGATATTCTTCCAAATTATGCAAAAACCTGGTGGAAGGAGGAGGGAGTGCAGCGCGATGTTGCGACATTGACTATCCCGAAACAGAATTTCCCCGCTGAGGACAAGCAGTTTTACATCGGTTGCTCTCCCATGTCGGTAGAGGGGGCCTCGAAGGCCTCAGGCATTGCGAAGGGCGAGTCTGAACGCCCCGCAGTCCCAGGTGTTTCGGTGTGCAAGGTTCTAGTTACAGTGAAAGCTGCGGGTTCTATCTCGTCTGGGGAATCTGGGTTGCACATTGTCGGCGGGGCTTCGGGTGCTGCGGTATTGATCGGACTTCTTGCTGGCTCCTTTTGA
- a CDS encoding HEAT repeat-containing protein (encoded by transcript BESB_035110), translating to MERQRSGQGLRELLADMTDCDKDRRYMAACDLTALVVGAQVEVEYTVQDHVVRALLRQLEDSSIDVQGNAAKCLSMFTARLSDEHLESVLLQLIRAALDRHSAVRDIYAACLKCVIGELPDTSSVTFAASVLPELKRALATAARQPRGSEEEALEIFTETLRRFRSRAEMWRRAGEDFLGPVLDILKSSTLPLAVQKKALTSLGPLAVVLPSTSRHSLFRFLLAEVSSPSAAAAFSSFLFAQALAHVVRHLEAAALAPYVDKLAVFFFSLISKQLDEAAAGDDAEVRRPIGSPQSAAGAAFCSPEARHEVVELSLASLEAFFLRCPDAMATHADALDPLLQRLLAYFPNVYAHSEADRDGRENFEDEETLGFEKDFDFNDEEQDDDSSWRVRKGALKVLRAQAQAFPEREAIFYEKFLPALLQSTRDQDETLQYEALETLDEVLRASLRCQCHDIVALPTSPSSSASPFSASPAPAEDRGGREAQSRSLKRIRLTAKPLERALPSILAALQRVLATSRCVRLRLACLGALQNALFAVPEDVMLALPEWRKLVLASLRDVSNGSVRLAALQVVSAFLLAHPGLRASSPASATPHSSPARRGSAGAGRGGRFLASLFPSFFASFSCSSLGDGGERGRLILREEGGREIVAARRKEGATALLAHLVDPRLVAQACPHALEREDHGDGDDALKALHAGFACSPPVASGRECPRKPSHGTLHGLAHPHSHRPGNGKVRVEEAALSEREEPDDADWEMEEEEARDKLAWRKKEEFFLDLLPAVLLLTQDPQYQIAGQALLVTGHAIAFLRLARETGGDEASTSSGPVSLPSFVGQALEVLRNVLSVANIDQDVKRASLICFGFVVAAGGEFPQAQPFLTQCWPPFIDRIKNEVTRQTGLEALEVVLLSHASLDLVPHVEALVGSLVAFLSLQQEARATRQACLEILSALVVRYGKQFSNDALATMIRALAQQLTPADVTFSEACLLLLLLALRNQPEASARLARDVIFPHLFLLLRSPLLDGPVLNAAFQCLFVCHAQFPQVFDREQIFQELGDVEAVLGVAAEAEKLAQTTSRLAARADLSCAFAAPSFVSSKPSAVAPVLSASSAVPAALLGSLGTLARSRAVVVAAAGDPDFSQKKLEQEVKILSEAGRHAQPLMGPDLARFLLALLTAGEIGRLARLARVPAAVAEEAYNAVAALVESSSDSLSQRIAARALGALVSGDLACFLLALVSLIERAHRVDEPAETLVGPDGPAAAAGRRCKQYVVLSALRDALAPPEPFLRVLTEGRDSGDPEKRSREGDGEVVMSEAEHEERDACHAGLLADLMRPHIQTVLPLLTQLSACTEECDRCVVSECFGALLRLDPPAVMPTLLLLLQSSNADSRRTALGCMRHLAASRALLDEKQREAIKAPFLACQAHPDSAVRRDFMAALQALAGLPDGEWTYRWFSRDELQQIFEALAAEIDVKPELIRQVDLGPFRHTVDEGLPLRKAAYALLRALLRSSTSPAAAAAPVALEEAVPRERLIEFAVKGLSDENEDTTVLAAAIVSQLAAPVTTAAKTSKRRVTSRQAALIVSLADAAAGPLEHLVSRAAASLQRHRAALVGASAEGIATAAETAERQMNLLRVWIRCMHHLDVAFQASRGREARAAGAGKGKEVCAEAQAKAAAAKAFPAMKKVHDESGGVSYYIVDDVSQRPAPKKEEGRADATAARPGALWEEALARELQNPILLQVWQHVRKGEEGDSLGGAGRR from the exons ATGGAGAGGCAGAGGTCAGGACAggggctgcgcgagctcctcgcggATATGACTGACTGCGACAAG GATCGAAGGTATATGGCCGCATGCGATCTCAccgcgctcgtcgtcggcgctcaAGTG GAAGTGGAATATACCGTCCAGGACCACGTcgtgcgcgcgctgctcagGCAGCTCGAAGATTCCTCCATCGACGTTCAGGGAAATGCC GCGAAGTGTCTGTCAATGTTCACGGCGCGGCTGAGCGATGAGCATCTGGAAAGCGTCCTCCTGCAGTTGattcgcgcggcgcttgaCCGACATAGCGCAGTTCGCGACATATACGCCGCCTGCCTCAAAT GTGTCATTGGAGAGCTGCCGGATACCTCGTCGGTCACCTTCGCAGCAAGCGTGTTACCAGA GTTGAAacgggcgctggcgacggccgcgcggcagccgcggggctccgaggaggaggccctGGAGATTTTCacagagacgctgcggcgcttccgctctcgAGCGGAAatgtggcgccgcgcgggcgaggactTTCTGGGTCCGGTGCTTGACATTCTGAAGAGTTCGACGCTTCCGCTGGCCGTTCAAAAGAAGGCGCTGACGTCCTTGgggcctctcgccgtcgtg CTTCCGTCGACGTCAAGGCACTCGCTGTTCCGCTTCCTGCTGGCTGAGgtttcgtcgccttcggctgctgccgcgttcTCTTCATTTCTCTTTGCTCAAGCTCTCGCGCACGTCGTGCGGCacctggaggcggcggccctgGCGCCGTACGTCGACAAGCTCGCggtgttttttttctccctcATCAGCAAGCAGCtggacgaggccgccgcaggcgacgacgcggaggtcCGCAGGCCCATTGGCAgcccgcagagcgcggcgggggcggcatTCTGCTCGCCAGAAGCGCGGCACGAAGTCGTGGAGCTGTCGCTTGCGTCGCTCGAGGCGTTTTTTTTGCGGTGCCCTGATGCCATGGCTACGCACGCGGACGCACTCGACccgctcctgcagcgcctgctggccTACTTCCCCAACGTCTACGCGCACTCGGAGGCTgaccgcgacggccgcgagaaCTTTGAGGACGAGGAAACCCTCGGTTTCGAAAAGGACTTTGATTTCAACGATGAAGAGCAGGACGACGACTCCTCCTGGAGAGTCCGCAAGGGCGCCCTCAAG GTTTTGCGGGCACAGGCTCAGGCGTTTCCTGAGCGGGAGGCGATTTTTTATGAAAAGTTTCTTCCGGCGCTGCTCCAGTCGACGCGCGACCAGGACGAGACGTTGCAGTACGAAGCTCTGGAGACCCTCGACGaggtgctgcgcgcctccctgcgcTGTCAGTGCCACGATATCGTTGCCCTGCCGACCTCTCCGTCTTCATCAGCGTCGcctttttctgcgtcgccagcgcctgcggaggacagggggggacgcgaggcgcagtCGCGGTCTCTGAAGCGCATCCGACTTACTGCCAAGCCCCTCgagcgcgcgctgccttcg attttggcggcgctgcagcgggtGCTGGCGACGTCGCGGTGTGTGCGCCTGCGTTTGGCGTGCCTGGGCGCGCTGCAAAACGCACTGTTCGCAGTTCCGGAGGACGTTATGCTTGCGCTGCCTGAGTGGCGCAAGCTCGTGCTCGCGTCACTGCGCGACGTGTCGAACGGCTCCGTGCGGCTGGCGGCTTTGCAGGTTGTCTCGGCCTTCTTGCTGGCGCACCCGGGGTTGCGGGCTTCGAGtcccgcctctgcgacgccccactcgtcgccggcgcggcgagggagcgcCGGTGCCGGGAGGGGCGGCCGCTTCCTGGCGAGTCTCTTCCCCTCGTttttcgcgtccttctcctGCTCGTCGCtgggagacggcggcgagcgaggacgccTGATTCTCCGCGAagagggcggccgcgaaatcgtcgcggctcgccggaaggaaggagcgacggcgctgctggcgcaccTCGTCGacccgcgcctcgtcgcccaggCGTGCCCGCACGctctcgagagagaggatcacggcgacggcgacgacgcgctgaAGGCCCTGCATGCGGGCTTCGCGTGCTCGCCGCCCGTGGCCTCGGGGCGAGAGTGCCCGCGGAAACCCTCGCACGGAACCCTGCACGGCCTGGCGCACCCTCACAGCCACCGCCCCGGGAATGGGAAAGTGCGTgtggaggaagcggcgctcagcgagcgcgaagagcccgacgacgcagactgGGAGatggaggaagaagaggcgcgcgataAACTCGCGTggcggaagaaggaagagTTCTTCCTCGACCTGCTCCCTGCAGTCCTCCTGCTGACCCAAGACCCTCAGTACCAAATCGCGGGCCAGGCGCTCCTCGTCACCGGACACGCCATTGC GttccttcgtctcgcgcgcgagacaggaggcgacgaggcgagtaCGAGCTCTGGGCCTGTGTCTCTGCCGTCCTTCGTTGGACAGGCGCTCGAGGTCCTCAGGAACGTTTTATCGGTGGCGAACATCGATCAAGATGTcaagcgcgcgtcgctgatTTGCTTCG gtttcgtcgtcgctgccggcggagagTTCCCGCAAGCGCAGCCGTTCCTTACCCAGTGCTGGCCGCCGTTCATCGACCGCATCAAAAATGAAGTCACTCGGCAAACAG gcttggaggcgctggaggtcGTTTTGTTGTCGCACGCGAGTCTGGATCTGGTGCCGCACGTGGAGGCGCTCGTCGGCTCGCTCGTCGCGTTCCTatcgctgcagcaggaagcgcgggcgacgcgccaggcCTGCCTGGAGATTCTCTCGGCTCTCGTCGTGCGCTACGGGAAGCAATTCTCCAATGATGCGCTGGCGACCATGATCAG GGCGCTCGCTCAGCAGCTGACTCCCGCGGACGTGACCTTCAGCGAGGCCTGCCttttgcttcttctcctcgccctgcgaAATCAGCcggaggcctctgcgcgcctcgcgcgcgacgtcATTTTCCCGcatctctttctcctcttgcGCTCGCCCCTGTTGGACGGTCCAGTGTTGAACGCTGCGTTCCagtgcctcttcgtctgccacGCGCAGTTTCCGCAGGTCTTTGACCGTGAGCAGATTTTTCAG GAGCTCGGTGACGTCGAGGCCGTCCTCGGCgtggcagcggaggcggagaaactGGCGCAGACGACTTCTCGTCTtgccgcgcgagcggacCTTtcgtgcgccttcgccgcgccgtcgtttGTCTCTTCGAAACCCTCTGCGGTCGCCCCTGtgctgtctgcgtcttcggcggTTCCGGCCGCTCTTCTGGGATCGCTCGGTACGCTcgcgcggagtcgcgcgGTCGTCgttgcggccgcaggcgaccccGACTTTTCCCAGAAAAAACTCGAACAGGAAGTCAAG ATTCTGAGTGAGGCGGGTAGACACGCTCAGCCACTGATGGGTCCGGACCTCGCGCGATTTCTGCTCGCGCTTCTGACCGCAG GAGAAATTGGGCGCTTGGCTCGTCTGGCGCGCGTCCCGGCTGCGGTGGCTGAGGAGGCGTAcaacgccgtcgcggcgctcgttGAGAGCTCGTCGGACTCGCTGTCTCAGCgcatcgccgcgcgggctctcggcgcgctcgtGTCCGGCGACCTGGCTTGCTTCTTGCTCGCGCTCGTGTCTCTGATTGAGCGTGCTCACCGCGTCGACGAGCCTGCGGAGACACTTGTGGGCCCAGacgggcctgcggcggcggcagggcgccgctgcaagcAATACGTCGtgctctcggcgctgcgagacgcactcgcgccgcccgagcCGTTCCTGCGCGTGCTTACTGAgggcagagacagcggagatCCCGAAAAGCGCTcgcgggaaggcgacggcgaagtcgTCATGAGTGAAGCGGAACACGAGGAGCGAGACGCCTGCCACGCGGGGCTCCTAGCCGATCTCATGCGCCCGCACATCCAGACC GTGTTGCCGTTGTTAACCCAGCTGAGCGCGTGTACAGAGGAGTGCGACCGCTGCGTGGTGTCGGAGTGCTTCGGTGccctgcttcgcctcgacCCGCCGGCCGTCATGCCCACGCTCCTCCTTCTATTGCAGTCGAGCAACGCCGACTCACGACGCACGGCCCTTGGATGCATGCG AcacctcgcggcgtcgcgggcgctgctcgacgagaagcagcgggAGGCGATAAAGGCTCCTTTTCTTGCGTGCCAAGCGCATCCGGACTCTGCG GTGCGTCGAGACTTCATGGcagctctgcaggcgctcgcggggcTCCCAGACGGCGAATGGACATACCGCTGGTTTtcgcgcgacgagctgcagcagatcTTCGAAGCGCTTGCGGCGGAAATCGAC GTCAAGCCCGAGCTCATTCGGCAAGTGGACCTCGGGCCTTTCCGCCACACAGTGGACGAGggtctgccgctgcggaaAGCGGCCTACGCGcttctgcgggcgctgctcaGGTCGTCgacgtcgcccgccgcggccgccgcgccggtgGCGCTCGAGGAGGCAGTCCCGCGCGAGCGTCTGATTGAGTTCGCAGTGAAGGGCTTGAGCGACGAGAACGAAGACACAAccgtcctcgccgcagcgattgtgtcgcagctcgcggcgccagtCACCACAGCCGCGAAAACCAGCAAGCGCCGCGTGACCtcgcggcaggccgcgctcATTGTCAG TTTggcggacgcggccgcggggcctCTGGAGCATCTGgtgagccgcgcggcggcgtctctccagcGGCATAGAGCCGCGCTCgtcggcgcgtccgcggagggcatcgcgacggcggctgaGACGGCGGAGCGTCAGATGAATCTGCTCCGCGTCTGGATTCGCTGCATGCACCATCTCGACGTGGCTTTCCAGGCTTCTCggggccgcgaggcgcgggccgcaggcgccggcaaGGGCAAGGAGgtctgcgccgaggcgcaggcgaaagccgcggcggcgaaggcgtttCCCGCGATGAAGAAAGTCCAcgacgagagcggcggcgtgtcgTACTACATCGTGGATGACGTCAGCCAGCGGCCGGCAccgaagaaggaggaggggcGCGCAGATGCgaccgccgcccgccccggcgccctctgggaagaggcgctggcgcgcgagctccaAAACCCGATTTTGCTGCAGGTCTGGCAGCACGTGAGgaagggcgaagaaggcgacagcctcggcggcgctggtCGCAGATGA
- a CDS encoding hypothetical protein (encoded by transcript BESB_035120): MPVPGVCGHSRHRLAFLVIQSLVFAAAVLAASPSLPVPAKKHNEEVRTETKTQRQAADVEQPAAAEDKDKEGKPARPRVRSARTTDIRKKMQRYRIIIGLALATWAISFSRPIIQQLVAEYFMDDD, encoded by the coding sequence ATGCCGGTGCCAGGTGTCTGTGGGCACTCTCGCCACCGGCTCGCCTTCTTGGTGATCCAAAGTCTCGttttcgcggctgctgtgctcgcggcctcccccAGCCTGCCCGTGCCAGCAAAGAAGCATAATGAGGAGGTCCGGACGGAAACCAAGACACAACGTCAGGCGGCGGATGTTGAGCagcccgctgctgcagaggatAAGGACAAAGAAGGCAAACCAGCTCGTCCGCGTGTCCGATCTGCCCGAACTACCGACATACGGAAAAAGATGCAACGGTACCGAATCATTATAGGTCTGGCACTGGCGACGTGGGCGATCAGTTTTTCGCGTCCCATCATTCAACAGCTCGTCGCGGAGTACTTCATGGATGATGATTGA